The Streptomyces sp. NBC_01142 genome has a window encoding:
- a CDS encoding SAM-dependent methyltransferase produces MERKHVDLSVPSAARMYDWLLGGSNNFEVDRVACQLLLEVAPTSREIALNNRWFLQRVVRVLAEEHGIKQFIDFGSGLPTQRNVHQIAQEAHRESRVVYIDTDPVVLALGQSLLDENDNTALLPVDMTDTDTIFGHPDFTRLIDFTQPVAALFVSVLHCLPDSAGPKALVERVADRLVPGSFVVVCQLVSDDPKVRDEVTELMRTQTGGNWGRVREKADVEEIFEKLLVEEPGLVDVTDWRPDSEIQQRQRSVEWTEFGGLGKVPSGSRPGGAG; encoded by the coding sequence GTGGAGAGAAAGCATGTCGATTTGTCGGTGCCGAGTGCGGCGCGGATGTACGACTGGCTGCTGGGTGGCAGCAATAATTTCGAAGTAGACCGGGTTGCCTGCCAGTTATTGCTGGAGGTGGCGCCCACGTCGCGTGAGATCGCTCTGAACAACCGGTGGTTCCTTCAGCGTGTGGTCCGGGTGCTGGCCGAGGAGCACGGGATCAAGCAGTTCATCGACTTCGGTTCCGGCCTCCCGACCCAGCGGAACGTGCATCAGATCGCGCAGGAGGCCCACCGCGAGTCACGGGTCGTCTATATCGACACCGATCCGGTCGTCCTGGCGCTGGGCCAGTCTCTGCTGGATGAGAACGACAACACCGCGCTACTGCCGGTCGACATGACGGACACCGACACTATCTTCGGTCACCCGGACTTCACGCGGCTCATCGACTTCACCCAGCCGGTGGCCGCCCTGTTCGTCTCCGTGCTGCACTGCCTGCCTGACAGTGCCGGTCCCAAGGCTCTGGTGGAGCGGGTGGCCGACAGGCTCGTCCCGGGCAGTTTCGTCGTTGTGTGTCAGCTGGTGAGCGACGACCCGAAGGTCCGCGACGAGGTCACCGAACTCATGCGGACCCAGACCGGGGGCAACTGGGGAAGGGTTCGCGAGAAGGCGGACGTGGAGGAGATCTTCGAGAAGCTCCTCGTAGAGGAGCCAGGTCTCGTCGATGTGACCGACTGGCGACCTGACTCCGAGATCCAGCAGCGCCAACGCAGCGTCGAGTGGACGGAGTTCGGCGGGCTGGGGAAGGTGCCGTCCGGGAGTAGGCCCGGGGGCGCCGGCTAG
- a CDS encoding DUF397 domain-containing protein — MQNFTNGMAADLIPGQWVKSRMSEANGMCIELAELPQGRIAIRNSTDPAGAALIVSSAEMEAFIDGAKKGEFDALCTLN; from the coding sequence ATGCAGAACTTCACGAACGGTATGGCCGCTGACCTCATCCCGGGGCAATGGGTCAAGAGCCGCATGTCCGAAGCGAACGGCATGTGCATCGAGCTCGCCGAGCTCCCCCAGGGCCGCATCGCGATCCGTAACTCGACCGATCCCGCCGGGGCAGCGCTGATCGTCTCCAGCGCGGAGATGGAAGCGTTCATCGATGGCGCCAAGAAGGGCGAGTTCGACGCCCTCTGCACCCTCAACTAG
- a CDS encoding SRPBCC family protein, with protein MAEVSAEARIEASAEKVWAQLTDFTTYGQWNATHTSFPKGGPASLELGATYEENMKLMGFPAEVAWTVEELEAGRVLGIRGKGPMGVSVGNRYTLTPDGAGTKVRIDGEFTGAAVSLMAGKLKDSATAALHESLRKLGGLIA; from the coding sequence CCGAGAAGGTCTGGGCCCAGCTGACGGACTTCACGACGTACGGCCAGTGGAACGCCACCCACACCAGCTTCCCCAAGGGCGGGCCCGCGTCGCTGGAGCTGGGAGCCACCTACGAGGAGAACATGAAACTCATGGGGTTCCCCGCCGAAGTGGCCTGGACCGTGGAGGAGCTCGAGGCCGGCCGGGTGCTGGGGATCAGAGGCAAGGGCCCGATGGGCGTCAGCGTCGGCAACCGCTACACGCTCACACCGGACGGCGCCGGCACGAAGGTACGCATCGACGGGGAGTTCACCGGCGCGGCCGTGTCCCTGATGGCCGGCAAGCTCAAGGACTCGGCGACCGCCGCGCTCCACGAGTCGCTCCGCAAGCTGGGCGGACTCATCGCCTGA
- a CDS encoding helix-turn-helix transcriptional regulator, which yields MLGLAVKDLRDKAGLTQTALAKAILVSNSTISRLENAETTPERRTVEAVMNQLKLDSPARDELTMLLSRAEEPEWFQSRFGDFTAEYLRRLLGLESMAIVLTTYDVRLVSGLLQTPEYANCIIRTGLHISEWDSPEMAMRVALRRERQERVFGQADPPRCVFLMDESVLLRRVGPNEVMLEQMLHLLEIADLPHLTLRFVLLDRMIAGNEASMAGGMAHLQFGRGGLPDLVYVEGYGKADYYNKPARSAEERTKPWPTKDNEFERHLQLLLRIQGEACASPADSRRMLEAAVKRYS from the coding sequence ATGCTTGGACTTGCCGTCAAGGATTTGCGTGATAAGGCCGGCCTCACGCAGACAGCCCTGGCGAAAGCGATCCTCGTTTCGAACTCAACAATCAGCCGCCTGGAGAATGCGGAAACCACGCCCGAGCGGCGGACGGTCGAAGCGGTGATGAATCAACTGAAGCTCGACAGCCCGGCGCGGGACGAGCTGACGATGCTGCTCTCCCGCGCCGAGGAGCCGGAGTGGTTTCAGAGCAGGTTCGGTGACTTCACAGCCGAGTACCTGCGCCGGCTCCTCGGCCTTGAGTCCATGGCCATCGTGCTCACCACATATGACGTGCGCCTGGTGTCGGGCCTGTTGCAGACACCGGAGTACGCGAACTGCATCATCCGCACCGGCTTGCACATCAGCGAGTGGGACAGCCCGGAGATGGCAATGCGCGTCGCTCTGCGCCGGGAGCGCCAAGAGCGGGTTTTCGGCCAGGCCGACCCGCCACGCTGCGTATTCCTGATGGACGAGTCCGTCCTGCTCCGACGGGTCGGCCCCAACGAGGTGATGCTCGAGCAGATGCTCCACTTGCTTGAGATAGCTGACCTCCCTCACCTCACCCTCCGGTTCGTGCTCCTCGACCGCATGATCGCGGGCAACGAGGCATCGATGGCGGGCGGCATGGCCCACCTCCAGTTCGGCCGCGGCGGACTGCCCGACCTCGTCTACGTCGAGGGCTACGGCAAGGCCGACTACTACAACAAGCCCGCACGGAGCGCCGAGGAACGCACGAAGCCGTGGCCGACCAAGGACAACGAGTTCGAGCGGCACCTTCAGTTGCTCCTGCGCATCCAGGGTGAGGCGTGCGCTTCACCGGCGGACAGCCGGCGCATGCTGGAGGCAGCCGTCAAGCGGTACTCCTAG
- a CDS encoding PadR family transcriptional regulator, with protein sequence MRSHGQGQDHEHGRGHGHCGPGHQGRGEYEGRRGAFGPFGPPFGGPFGGGRGRGGGRGRARRGDVRASILALLKDRSMHGYEMIQEIGERSGGAWRPSPGSVYPTLQLLEDEGLITSASDGGKKLFTLTDAGRAEAESGPEAPWEEAGRGVDWESVNEVRQAGFGLMEAFGQVWKTGSAEQRQKGVAVINEARKKLYLILADEH encoded by the coding sequence ATGCGTTCACATGGACAAGGCCAGGATCACGAACACGGCCGAGGGCATGGGCACTGCGGGCCCGGCCATCAGGGTCGGGGCGAGTACGAGGGGCGGCGCGGGGCCTTCGGTCCGTTCGGGCCGCCGTTCGGCGGGCCCTTCGGAGGCGGCCGCGGCCGTGGCGGCGGTCGGGGACGGGCGCGGCGCGGTGACGTGCGTGCCTCAATCCTGGCGCTGCTGAAGGACCGGTCGATGCACGGTTACGAGATGATCCAGGAGATCGGCGAGCGCAGCGGCGGGGCCTGGCGGCCCAGCCCCGGCTCGGTCTATCCGACACTCCAGCTGCTCGAGGACGAAGGTCTGATCACCAGCGCGAGCGACGGCGGCAAGAAGCTGTTCACGCTCACCGACGCGGGGCGCGCCGAGGCCGAATCGGGGCCGGAGGCTCCGTGGGAAGAGGCCGGCCGCGGTGTCGACTGGGAATCCGTCAATGAGGTCCGGCAGGCCGGGTTCGGTCTGATGGAGGCGTTCGGGCAGGTCTGGAAGACCGGCTCCGCCGAGCAGCGGCAGAAGGGCGTCGCCGTCATCAACGAAGCCCGTAAGAAGCTCTATCTGATCCTTGCCGACGAGCACTGA